In the genome of Raphanus sativus cultivar WK10039 chromosome 4, ASM80110v3, whole genome shotgun sequence, one region contains:
- the LOC108831680 gene encoding cytosolic sulfotransferase 18-like — MATETVTDTTVPKREETQSTEFEKNRKRYQDLIITFPHAKGWMPREPLFGYGGYWCAQPFLEGSFYAQEFFQARPGDFLICTYPKTGTTWLKALAFTITNRSRFDDFTNPVLKLNPHELVPFIEYEFSFFPQVDVLKDKGNTLFSTHMPYELLPDSVAKSGCKMLYIWRDPKDTFISLWHFLQKRRSEKGPLNSLEECFDMFCQGFSVNGPYLDHALAYWKAHQENPNQILFLNYETLSADPLPYVKILAEFMGYGFTVEEEKNGVVEKVVNLCSFETMKNLEANKGDKEREDHPSPYTNSAFFRKGKTGDWENYLTPDMAARMDELAQEKFKGTGLLENGK, encoded by the coding sequence ATGGCAACGGAAACCGTAACCGACACTACCGTGCCAAAACGTGAGGAGACCCAGTCAACAGAGTTCGAGAAGAATCGGAAACGGTACCAAGACCTAATCATCACGTTCCCTCATGCAAAAGGCTGGATGCCGAGAGAACCCCTGTTTGGGTACGGTGGTTATTGGTGCGCACAGCCTTTCCTCGAAGGTTCCTTTTACGCGCAAGAGTTCTTCCAAGCAAGACCCGGTGACTTCCTCATCTGTACCTACCCGAAGACAGGTACCACTTGGCTCAAAGCACTAGCATTCACAATCACCAATCGATCACGCTTCGACGATTTCACGAACCCAGTCCTAAAGCTTAACCCTCACGAGCTTGTTCCTTTCATTGAGTATGAGTTCTCTTTCTTCCCTCAAGTTGATGTTCTCAAAGACAAAGGGAACACTCTCTTTTCAACTCATATGCCATATGAGTTATTACCTGATTCGGTTGCGAAGTCGGGTTGTAAGATGCTTTACATCTGGAGAGACCCAAAGGACACTTTCATCTCCTTGTGGCATTTCTTACAAAAGAGAAGGTCAGAAAAGGGCCCGCTCAATAGTCTCGAGGAGTGTTTTGATATGTTCTGTCAAGGTTTTTCTGTGAACGGTCCTTATCTTGATCATGCCTTGGCATATTGGAAAGCTCACCAAGAGAATCCGAATCAGATTTTGTTCCTTAACTACGAGACTTTGAGTGCTGATCCTTTGCCTTACGTGAAGATATTGGCTGAGTTCATGGGTTATGGATTCACAGTTGAGGAAGAGAAGAATGGGGTTGTTGAGAAAGTTGTGAATCTTTGCAGCTTTGAGACAATGAAGAATCTTGAAGCTAACAAAGGAGATAAGGAGAGAGAAGATCATCCTTCTCCTTATACAAACAGCGCATTTTTCAGGAAAGGAAAGACCGGAGATTGGGAAAATTATCTGACACCAGACATGGCAGCTCGCATGGATGAGTTAGCGCAAGAAAAGTTCAAGGGTACTGGTTTGCTTGAAAATGGTAAATGA